Proteins encoded within one genomic window of Pseudalkalibacillus sp. SCS-8:
- a CDS encoding HAD-IIA family hydrolase: protein MRQFKGFFFDLDGTIYAGTKLLDGAMELLDTLQRAEKSIAFMTNNSTLNAATIARKLQSFGIHADQDQIICPTDLAGSYLTEKYGRSRVYTIGSEHLTRSVLVENHSLSEGVDDPCDIVLVGRDLDFTYQKLEDAVLHLQRGAKLVATNLDFHHPIDTGEYVPETGAIVAAIQKTVHTDAEVIGKPASFIFHKGLERFGLLPHQTVIIGDNPMTDIRGGRKAGLSTILLRDHAREIPEDIVFDQKYQNLLELGQDLYGIGVKEDRL from the coding sequence ATGAGACAGTTTAAAGGATTTTTCTTTGATTTAGACGGAACAATTTACGCTGGTACTAAGCTTTTGGATGGCGCCATGGAGTTACTTGATACCTTACAGAGAGCAGAAAAGAGCATCGCTTTCATGACGAACAATTCCACGTTGAACGCAGCGACGATTGCGCGAAAGCTCCAGTCATTCGGTATACATGCTGATCAAGATCAGATCATCTGTCCGACTGATCTTGCAGGTTCATATCTTACTGAAAAATACGGACGATCCCGTGTGTATACGATTGGCTCTGAACATCTTACAAGAAGTGTATTGGTGGAAAATCATTCATTATCCGAGGGTGTCGACGATCCGTGCGACATTGTACTCGTTGGAAGAGATCTCGATTTCACATATCAGAAGCTCGAGGATGCAGTTCTCCATTTACAACGAGGAGCCAAGCTCGTCGCAACAAATTTGGACTTTCATCATCCGATTGATACAGGAGAATATGTTCCTGAAACGGGAGCGATTGTCGCTGCGATCCAAAAAACAGTCCATACGGATGCGGAGGTCATCGGTAAACCTGCCTCCTTTATTTTTCATAAAGGATTGGAACGGTTCGGCCTTCTCCCCCATCAAACGGTCATCATCGGTGATAATCCGATGACCGATATTCGAGGCGGGCGCAAGGCAGGTCTTTCAACCATCTTATTGAGGGACCATGCGAGAGAGATTCCAGAAGATATCGTTTTTGACCAGAAGTACCAGAACTTGTTGGAACTGGGACAAGATCTCTACGGAATCGGAGTAAAGGAGGATCGATTGTGA
- a CDS encoding pirin family protein: MIKHYPANSRYTADHGWLKSNFSFSFAKYYDPENMNFGPMRVLNDDIVQPLNGFGAHPHREMEIVSIVLEGQLQHEDSGGHKATTTFGGVQRMSAGTGVIHSERNPSSTEEVNFLQLWFEPEVVGVMPSYEQTKFDVSEMKNHLLPVVKKGSSSDKVADINQDLTIYLSDLNQGKEITFEPGKNRRIFLFVIEGELRVNQETTLNKRDSARITDISELHIQSGTESRFMLIDLP, encoded by the coding sequence ATGATTAAACATTATCCAGCAAATTCTAGATATACAGCTGATCACGGCTGGTTGAAAAGTAATTTCAGCTTCTCGTTCGCTAAGTATTATGATCCTGAAAATATGAACTTCGGACCGATGCGTGTCTTAAATGATGATATCGTCCAACCGTTGAATGGATTCGGTGCGCATCCACATAGAGAGATGGAGATCGTTTCAATTGTTCTTGAAGGGCAATTACAGCATGAAGACAGTGGTGGACATAAAGCGACCACAACGTTCGGAGGCGTCCAACGTATGTCAGCGGGCACGGGTGTCATCCATTCTGAGCGGAATCCTTCTTCAACAGAAGAAGTTAATTTCCTGCAACTTTGGTTTGAACCGGAGGTAGTGGGCGTAATGCCTTCATACGAACAAACAAAGTTTGATGTATCGGAAATGAAGAATCACCTCTTGCCTGTCGTGAAGAAAGGCTCATCATCCGATAAGGTTGCAGACATTAACCAGGACTTGACCATTTATTTATCTGATCTGAATCAGGGGAAAGAAATTACTTTTGAACCAGGGAAAAATCGTCGGATCTTCCTATTCGTCATTGAAGGAGAACTGAGGGTCAATCAGGAAACTACATTAAATAAGCGCGATTCAGCACGGATCACCGATATTTCTGAACTTCATATCCAATCAGGTACTGAATCTCGTTTCATGTTGATTGATCTACCATAA
- a CDS encoding DoxX family protein, whose protein sequence is MMKNEIGALILRVTLGIIFFVHGLMKFQGGIENVAGWFSSIGLPGFMAYVVAIIELVGGIALILGLGTRIVSALLAIIMVVAILKVKLSAGFLGNGESAGYEFDLALLAMSVYLGLSGSKLFAVDDMIFNKEKTELKETA, encoded by the coding sequence ATGATGAAAAATGAAATCGGTGCACTCATCCTTCGTGTCACGTTAGGGATCATTTTCTTTGTGCATGGTCTAATGAAATTCCAAGGTGGGATTGAGAATGTCGCAGGTTGGTTCAGCAGCATCGGCTTACCAGGGTTCATGGCGTACGTGGTAGCGATCATTGAACTTGTCGGGGGAATCGCATTGATCCTCGGTCTAGGGACACGGATTGTTTCCGCATTGCTTGCAATCATAATGGTAGTCGCAATCCTTAAAGTAAAGCTCAGTGCAGGATTTCTTGGTAATGGTGAATCGGCAGGTTATGAGTTTGATTTGGCCCTTTTAGCGATGTCAGTCTACCTCGGACTTAGCGGCAGCAAATTGTTTGCGGTTGACGATATGATTTTCAATAAGGAAAAAACAGAACTGAAGGAAACAGCATAA
- a CDS encoding sn-glycerol-3-phosphate ABC transporter ATP-binding protein UgpC, protein MAELKLQHIYKFYEKEQKAVDDFNLQIKDKEFIVLVGPSGCGKSTTLRMIAGLEEITDGDFYIDGKRMNDVAPKDRDIAMVFQNYALYPHMTVFDNMAFGLKLRRIDKNEIKRRVESAAQTLGLEPYLKRKPKALSGGQRQRVALGRAIVRDAKVFLMDEPLSNLDAKLRGQMRAEIIKLHRRLKTTTIYVTHDQTEAMTMATRMVVMKDGVIQQVGTPKEIYDFPNNTFVGGFIGSPAMNFLSGIFKDGDLHVGEWKIAVPEWKATALREAGYENKEVQLGIRPEFVHEDDGATTGATFQTKVDVAEVMGAETCLYVEINGQKLIAKLDGSTSLNPGDPIALSLDMENCHFFDPESENRIAMDKSLRSVCVG, encoded by the coding sequence ATGGCAGAATTAAAGCTTCAACACATCTATAAATTTTATGAGAAAGAACAAAAAGCCGTTGATGACTTCAATTTACAAATCAAGGATAAAGAATTCATTGTCCTTGTAGGCCCATCCGGCTGTGGAAAATCCACGACGTTACGGATGATCGCGGGATTGGAAGAAATAACAGACGGAGACTTCTATATTGACGGAAAGCGGATGAATGACGTGGCACCAAAGGACCGAGACATTGCAATGGTCTTTCAGAACTATGCGCTTTATCCTCATATGACTGTGTTCGATAACATGGCATTCGGTTTAAAATTAAGAAGAATCGACAAGAACGAAATCAAGCGTCGTGTGGAATCAGCAGCACAAACCCTTGGGCTTGAGCCTTATTTGAAGCGGAAGCCAAAAGCCCTTTCCGGCGGACAACGCCAACGGGTTGCATTGGGACGAGCTATCGTACGTGATGCCAAAGTTTTCTTGATGGACGAACCATTATCAAATCTCGATGCAAAACTTCGTGGACAGATGCGTGCTGAAATCATCAAATTGCATCGTCGGTTGAAGACGACGACCATTTACGTGACCCATGATCAAACCGAAGCGATGACGATGGCAACCCGTATGGTCGTCATGAAGGACGGTGTCATCCAGCAAGTCGGCACACCGAAGGAAATTTATGATTTTCCGAACAATACGTTCGTCGGAGGTTTCATTGGTTCCCCTGCCATGAATTTCTTAAGTGGAATTTTTAAGGATGGAGATTTACATGTGGGTGAATGGAAGATCGCTGTCCCGGAGTGGAAAGCGACTGCCCTTCGAGAAGCCGGTTATGAAAATAAAGAAGTCCAGTTGGGTATTCGCCCGGAATTTGTTCATGAAGATGATGGTGCAACAACTGGAGCGACGTTTCAGACCAAGGTTGATGTCGCAGAAGTGATGGGCGCTGAAACCTGTTTATATGTTGAGATAAATGGGCAAAAGCTAATCGCAAAGCTGGATGGCAGTACTTCTTTAAACCCTGGTGACCCGATAGCACTTAGCCTTGATATGGAAAACTGTCACTTCTTTGATCCTGAATCGGAAAACCGGATTGCAATGGATAAATCCTTACGAAGTGTTTGTGTAGGATGA
- a CDS encoding CotH kinase family protein, with amino-acid sequence MSNQRDIPSYKIELDPSDLKKMKKDIWSEDPVEATLTVGNNCYDIGFLFRGAHIRKVKKKSYQFIFPSVTSGIKELHINSEYIDKSLIRNKLSLDFFSTLGVLSPKSNHVLITINDDFQGVYLQLESVDRYFLKTRNLPKGPIFYAENDNANFSLISPIREGLKKRFESGYSCKEGTSDDRAILADLIYQINTIPPDEFESAIQNYVNVDKYLRWLAGVVCTQNYDGFIHNYALYRRSDNGLFEIIPWDYDATWGRDIHGDEMEYDYIPIEGYNTLTGRILDISSFREQYHDLMAGILDKEFTPEYQEQKIKKLYQKIAPYVEEDPYLHNSIDQFYEEPDVILSYIKSRNRYLRGHLSDLLP; translated from the coding sequence ATGAGTAACCAAAGAGATATACCCTCTTATAAAATTGAATTGGATCCAAGTGACTTGAAAAAGATGAAGAAGGATATATGGTCGGAGGACCCTGTTGAGGCCACGCTAACCGTCGGCAATAATTGTTATGACATCGGTTTTCTTTTTCGTGGAGCTCATATCCGTAAAGTGAAAAAGAAATCCTACCAGTTCATTTTTCCATCCGTCACATCCGGTATCAAAGAGTTGCATATCAACTCCGAATACATTGATAAATCCTTAATCCGTAACAAACTCTCACTCGATTTCTTTTCAACCCTCGGTGTGCTCTCACCAAAATCAAATCACGTGTTGATAACAATCAATGACGATTTCCAAGGTGTCTATCTTCAGCTCGAAAGCGTTGATCGTTATTTCCTGAAAACGAGGAACCTGCCGAAGGGACCGATTTTCTATGCTGAAAACGATAACGCAAATTTCTCACTCATCAGTCCAATAAGAGAAGGATTGAAAAAGCGATTTGAATCAGGTTACAGCTGCAAGGAAGGAACATCAGATGATCGTGCAATCTTGGCGGATTTGATTTATCAGATCAATACCATTCCACCTGATGAATTCGAATCGGCAATCCAGAATTATGTCAATGTTGATAAATATTTACGCTGGCTTGCAGGAGTCGTCTGTACCCAAAATTATGACGGATTCATCCATAATTACGCGCTGTATCGAAGGAGCGACAATGGACTCTTTGAAATCATCCCCTGGGATTATGATGCAACATGGGGACGTGATATCCATGGAGACGAAATGGAATACGACTATATTCCGATTGAAGGCTATAATACATTGACGGGAAGAATCTTGGATATCTCCTCTTTCCGTGAACAGTATCATGATTTGATGGCTGGAATACTGGACAAAGAATTTACACCGGAATATCAAGAACAGAAAATCAAGAAGCTATACCAAAAAATCGCCCCTTATGTAGAAGAGGATCCCTATTTACACAATTCCATTGATCAGTTTTATGAGGAACCTGATGTCATCCTTTCGTATATTAAAAGCAGAAACCGATATCTACGAGGTCATCTCTCAGATCTTCTCCCGTAA
- a CDS encoding carbohydrate ABC transporter permease encodes MPVQLQKITRYTALIIISTLMSIPLLWMVITSLKSQDEASSDRMSFWITNPQWSNYVEVFRQHDLLQYISNTLVYAVTTSVLSVILALFAAYALTFIHFKGRRLLLIIFIFTMFLPAHMTLIPSYLTLNSLGWLDSYKGLVIPSAVTGFNIFLMYQGLRQVPKSLIESAKVDGASHLRILFQIVAPLTLPSMATLGIIVFTYQYNNYFWPLVVTTSEDVKTISLALAELVQMDGAFGIQWPLVMAANTISVLPVMMLFLLLQKLYIKGVMYQGMKD; translated from the coding sequence ATGCCAGTCCAACTCCAGAAAATCACCAGATATACAGCGTTGATCATCATCAGCACCCTGATGAGCATTCCCTTGCTTTGGATGGTCATTACGAGCTTGAAGTCCCAAGATGAGGCTTCCTCAGATCGTATGTCATTTTGGATTACAAATCCACAATGGTCCAATTATGTTGAGGTTTTCAGACAGCACGATCTTCTTCAATACATTTCGAATACGCTCGTTTATGCGGTAACCACCTCTGTGTTGTCTGTCATTTTGGCTCTATTTGCAGCCTATGCTTTAACGTTCATCCATTTTAAAGGGAGACGTCTATTGCTCATCATTTTCATCTTTACAATGTTCTTGCCAGCACATATGACATTAATCCCCTCGTATTTGACTTTAAATAGTCTCGGTTGGCTGGATTCCTACAAAGGACTCGTCATTCCTAGTGCTGTCACGGGGTTCAATATCTTTCTCATGTATCAAGGATTGAGACAAGTGCCGAAATCCTTGATTGAATCGGCGAAGGTGGACGGAGCTTCCCATTTACGGATATTGTTCCAGATCGTCGCTCCGCTTACCCTTCCATCAATGGCGACATTAGGGATCATCGTTTTTACGTACCAATATAACAACTACTTTTGGCCGTTGGTCGTGACAACGAGTGAAGATGTCAAAACCATCTCGCTCGCATTAGCTGAACTCGTGCAGATGGATGGCGCTTTTGGTATCCAATGGCCTCTCGTCATGGCAGCCAATACGATTAGTGTTTTACCTGTGATGATGCTGTTCTTACTGCTTCAAAAGCTTTATATCAAAGGTGTCATGTACCAAGGTATGAAAGATTAA
- a CDS encoding DUF2642 domain-containing protein: protein MSILNNFDNYIGEQVELTASGNINLSGILVDTGANIIVLYDGKDFLYIPLVHVHYLDFNSDDSESIAQPNQLPSWIQDNDSISLRKILYNAKGVFSEIFVTSNQSIHGYVTNVMNDYFTFFSPVHKTMFIPLQHLKWLIPYPHNHRPYSLSNENLPLTPSAIPASRTFEEQCKRHIGKVAVFDLGKHPNKVGKLVNVQNGYVEIVIARNKTIYTNLQHIKSVQFP from the coding sequence ATGAGCATATTGAATAACTTTGATAACTATATCGGAGAACAGGTTGAGCTGACAGCAAGTGGGAATATAAATCTTTCAGGCATTCTGGTAGATACCGGAGCGAATATCATCGTCCTGTACGATGGAAAAGATTTTCTATATATCCCTTTGGTCCATGTCCATTACCTTGATTTCAACTCCGATGATTCAGAATCGATTGCACAACCAAATCAATTACCGTCTTGGATTCAGGATAATGATTCAATCTCTCTAAGGAAGATCCTTTATAATGCGAAAGGTGTTTTTAGTGAAATCTTTGTAACGAGCAATCAATCCATCCATGGGTATGTAACGAATGTAATGAATGACTATTTCACGTTTTTCTCCCCTGTCCATAAAACGATGTTCATACCGTTGCAGCACCTGAAGTGGCTGATCCCGTATCCTCACAATCACCGTCCGTATTCACTCAGCAATGAAAATTTGCCTTTGACCCCTTCTGCCATACCTGCGTCACGCACTTTCGAAGAACAATGCAAGCGTCACATCGGAAAAGTCGCTGTCTTCGATTTAGGTAAGCATCCGAACAAAGTCGGAAAGCTCGTGAACGTTCAGAATGGGTATGTCGAGATCGTCATTGCCCGGAATAAGACGATTTATACGAATTTACAGCATATCAAATCCGTTCAGTTTCCATGA
- a CDS encoding glycerol-3-phosphate responsive antiterminator — MFNITKLNPMVAAVRDVNHVEDAIGSKVDIISMMCGNLTNITDIVERIHSAGKFAFLHVDLIKGLANNNEAVDFLAEKVQPEGIVTTKGRLIKKAKECGLVAIQHNFIIDTQAFTMSVRSINQNQPDVVEIMPGLMPRVIRDLKREIEPPLVVGGLLNTKEEILEIIDAGATAVVSGNPALWNIDL, encoded by the coding sequence ATGTTCAACATTACTAAGTTAAATCCAATGGTCGCTGCCGTACGTGATGTGAACCATGTTGAGGATGCAATTGGATCAAAGGTAGACATCATTTCCATGATGTGTGGCAACCTCACGAACATTACCGATATCGTCGAGAGGATTCATTCCGCTGGAAAGTTTGCTTTTCTTCATGTGGATTTGATAAAAGGTCTTGCCAATAACAATGAAGCTGTGGATTTCTTAGCTGAAAAGGTGCAGCCAGAAGGCATCGTAACAACAAAAGGCCGGCTTATCAAAAAAGCGAAAGAGTGTGGTCTAGTAGCCATTCAACACAATTTCATCATCGATACGCAGGCTTTCACAATGAGCGTACGCTCGATTAACCAGAATCAGCCTGATGTCGTGGAAATCATGCCCGGATTGATGCCCCGTGTCATCCGCGATCTTAAACGAGAAATTGAACCGCCTCTTGTAGTGGGTGGTCTGTTGAATACGAAAGAAGAGATCCTGGAAATCATTGATGCAGGTGCGACTGCAGTCGTATCCGGGAATCCGGCATTATGGAATATCGATTTGTAA
- a CDS encoding ABC transporter substrate-binding protein, giving the protein MKSMNKMLAITMILLLVVTGCGTGSSEGSKSGDKVEIEFWHAMSGNLGDSLKKITDDFNKKHDDIHVKLVFMKDYPTITNKFQLALQSKQLPALVQLEDPTLQTLASSGHLQSLDGMIEEKGMDLTDYVDGFVDAASQDEKLYGLPLNRSVPVLYYRKDIFKKEGIDPARIETWEGVREVSNELVDKGAVNYGFEPIRYPWFFSALAWSNGAELADDPSKLKLDSPESIEALQHWGDMIHEDRVSKVHYGGEGWAYWYDTIADLNDGKAAMVTGSTADMGPMDSSKIGAAFMPKFEGEELSVPIGGTSGVIPKGATKEQKKAAFEYMSYFTQPEVTAQWSKETGYLPVRKSAKEDMQNFFKENPNFKVAVDQLDFARPTPLFPKWNQVENEAINKAFDRVFVDGMSAEEALKEAQEKAEKILK; this is encoded by the coding sequence ATGAAATCAATGAATAAGATGCTCGCTATAACAATGATCTTGCTTTTAGTTGTAACAGGATGTGGAACTGGGTCTTCAGAAGGCTCCAAGTCAGGTGATAAAGTCGAAATCGAATTTTGGCATGCAATGAGTGGCAATCTTGGGGACTCTTTGAAGAAAATCACCGATGATTTCAATAAAAAACACGACGATATCCATGTAAAACTCGTCTTCATGAAAGATTACCCGACCATAACGAATAAATTCCAGCTCGCGCTTCAATCCAAACAATTACCAGCGCTCGTACAATTGGAAGATCCGACCTTGCAGACCTTGGCTTCTTCAGGGCATCTCCAAAGCTTGGATGGCATGATTGAAGAGAAAGGTATGGATCTTACCGATTATGTTGACGGGTTTGTCGATGCTGCTTCCCAGGATGAAAAGCTCTACGGACTACCTCTCAACCGCAGTGTACCAGTTCTTTACTATCGTAAAGATATTTTTAAAAAAGAGGGCATCGATCCTGCTCGAATTGAAACCTGGGAAGGCGTACGTGAAGTTTCAAATGAACTCGTTGATAAAGGGGCTGTCAATTACGGCTTCGAACCGATTCGATATCCTTGGTTCTTTTCAGCCCTTGCATGGTCAAACGGAGCTGAGTTAGCAGATGATCCGAGCAAGCTGAAACTCGATAGCCCCGAATCCATTGAAGCTCTCCAGCACTGGGGCGATATGATCCATGAAGATCGAGTAAGTAAGGTTCATTATGGTGGTGAAGGTTGGGCGTATTGGTATGATACGATCGCGGATTTGAACGACGGAAAGGCTGCGATGGTGACTGGCTCTACTGCCGACATGGGACCAATGGATAGCAGCAAAATCGGTGCTGCGTTCATGCCGAAGTTTGAAGGCGAAGAGCTATCTGTACCAATCGGTGGCACGAGCGGTGTCATTCCGAAGGGTGCGACAAAAGAACAGAAAAAGGCAGCTTTCGAGTACATGAGCTATTTCACTCAACCTGAAGTGACAGCGCAATGGTCAAAAGAAACCGGCTATTTGCCAGTCCGAAAGTCTGCAAAAGAAGATATGCAGAACTTCTTCAAGGAAAATCCGAATTTTAAGGTAGCTGTCGATCAGCTTGATTTTGCACGCCCTACCCCACTCTTTCCAAAGTGGAATCAAGTCGAGAACGAAGCGATCAATAAGGCCTTCGACCGCGTCTTTGTCGATGGGATGTCTGCTGAAGAAGCATTGAAGGAAGCACAGGAAAAGGCAGAAAAGATTTTAAAGTAA
- a CDS encoding ectonucleotide pyrophosphatase/phosphodiesterase, producing the protein MRKQTLLICIDGMAGHYLDNPDVNIPNLRALIRTGSLVSRLKTTFPSVTWTANTSAVTGCHPSKHGVIGNSIYNYEKQEISHYWGDKIDSKENLVHVETIYDQLAKRNEKTASICWPVTREARNIAYNIPEHYDQKLFEKYSTPSFWNELRPVLPINKYGKWSADFSLNHMQDWLTKEIVRYVIEYKDTQLLMAHFLLIDSMLHVHGNHSPEVFCAMEYVDRLIGELLTCLEEQGRLEETDIIPYSDHGHVDVHTNVYPNRLLVQEGLDKHYKAVSNDGCFYLYRLTENKQDDGQVKHLFNTLPFIKRVLSKDTFNETGLLSIDTSPHFIIELDDGYVSKDDEEVSETTAPSTYKATHGYSPDHTMLKGFMIGSGPSFKPGSLVEEAEIIDIAPTLARIHDVQLPDADGRALDELLHPRNVLIGGE; encoded by the coding sequence ATGAGGAAACAAACGTTGTTGATCTGTATCGATGGAATGGCTGGGCATTATCTGGACAATCCTGACGTGAACATTCCCAACTTACGTGCTCTCATTCGTACCGGCAGTCTCGTATCCCGATTAAAGACGACTTTCCCTAGCGTCACATGGACAGCGAATACAAGTGCTGTGACCGGATGCCATCCATCAAAACACGGTGTGATCGGAAATTCGATTTATAATTACGAAAAACAGGAGATTTCCCATTATTGGGGGGATAAGATCGATTCAAAAGAAAATCTGGTTCATGTTGAAACGATTTATGATCAACTGGCCAAACGGAATGAGAAGACCGCTTCCATATGCTGGCCGGTTACCCGGGAAGCAAGGAACATCGCCTATAATATCCCGGAACATTATGATCAGAAATTGTTCGAAAAGTATTCCACTCCATCTTTCTGGAATGAATTAAGGCCTGTTCTTCCTATTAACAAATACGGTAAATGGAGTGCAGACTTTTCACTGAACCATATGCAGGATTGGCTCACAAAAGAAATCGTACGATATGTCATAGAGTACAAGGATACTCAACTTCTCATGGCTCACTTCCTGTTGATCGACAGCATGCTCCATGTACATGGCAACCACTCTCCAGAAGTGTTCTGTGCCATGGAATACGTGGATCGTTTAATTGGAGAACTATTGACTTGTCTCGAGGAGCAAGGTCGACTTGAGGAAACGGACATCATCCCCTATTCGGATCATGGACATGTTGACGTCCATACGAACGTTTATCCAAACCGGTTATTGGTGCAGGAAGGTCTGGATAAACATTATAAAGCGGTCAGCAACGACGGGTGCTTCTATCTGTACAGGTTGACGGAAAACAAACAGGACGACGGACAAGTAAAACATCTGTTCAATACACTGCCGTTCATTAAAAGAGTCCTTTCGAAAGATACATTCAATGAAACAGGATTACTCAGCATCGATACCAGCCCCCATTTCATCATAGAACTGGATGACGGATATGTATCAAAGGATGATGAAGAGGTTTCGGAAACGACCGCGCCGAGTACGTACAAGGCAACTCATGGGTACTCCCCGGATCATACGATGTTGAAAGGGTTCATGATTGGCTCTGGTCCTTCATTCAAACCTGGAAGCTTAGTAGAAGAAGCAGAAATCATCGACATCGCGCCCACATTGGCACGTATACACGACGTACAGCTGCCTGATGCAGATGGACGAGCTTTGGATGAACTCTTACACCCAAGAAATGTCCTAATAGGAGGGGAATAG
- a CDS encoding sugar ABC transporter permease, with translation MQNYETSYDYPVQSSSPSRRKELKSSLRKFFSKENIAGWGFILPAFILLAVFWIYPIGYSFYLSLLNWDMLSPPRFTGLEHYETLIQSAGFREAMINTGVYTSFYVLGVVVLGLALALLVNANLKGIGFFRMLLFSPHITPIIAISIVWMSLYDVDEGLFNVILGAIGLPEGKWLSSSDTVLMSLIIMGLWKAIGYYMMFFLAALQSVPDHLYEAGKLDGANRWQLFRFITLPFISPITFFVVIVAIIEAFQTFDQIAVMTQGGPSNSSMVLVYLLYRHAFEYFNIGYASAIAIVIFILLVTFTIVQYFVSRKWVHQ, from the coding sequence TTGCAAAACTATGAAACAAGCTATGATTATCCAGTTCAATCGTCTTCTCCCTCTAGGAGAAAAGAGCTTAAATCCTCTTTAAGGAAATTTTTCTCAAAGGAGAATATCGCTGGCTGGGGATTCATTTTACCAGCCTTCATCCTGCTTGCTGTGTTCTGGATCTATCCCATCGGATACTCCTTTTATCTCAGTCTCCTGAATTGGGATATGCTTAGTCCACCACGTTTTACCGGGCTTGAACACTATGAAACTCTTATCCAGAGTGCAGGTTTCAGAGAAGCGATGATTAACACCGGCGTGTATACATCCTTCTATGTTCTTGGTGTTGTTGTGCTCGGATTAGCACTCGCATTACTCGTCAACGCCAACCTTAAAGGAATCGGCTTCTTCAGGATGTTGCTGTTTTCCCCGCACATCACGCCGATTATCGCAATATCGATTGTATGGATGTCCCTATATGACGTGGATGAAGGACTTTTCAATGTCATTTTAGGTGCGATCGGACTTCCGGAAGGGAAATGGCTCTCCTCTTCTGACACTGTGTTGATGTCACTCATCATCATGGGGCTATGGAAAGCCATCGGCTATTACATGATGTTCTTCCTGGCCGCTCTCCAGTCGGTTCCGGATCATTTATATGAAGCAGGAAAGCTGGACGGAGCGAATCGATGGCAATTGTTCCGGTTCATCACACTGCCATTCATTTCGCCTATCACGTTCTTTGTTGTCATCGTGGCGATCATTGAAGCCTTCCAGACGTTCGATCAGATTGCAGTGATGACCCAGGGGGGTCCATCCAATTCGTCGATGGTGCTTGTCTACCTTCTCTATCGTCATGCATTCGAGTACTTCAATATCGGATACGCATCAGCGATTGCCATTGTCATCTTTATCCTGTTAGTCACATTTACCATTGTCCAATACTTCGTTTCAAGAAAATGGGTTCATCAATAA
- a CDS encoding cupin domain-containing protein: MSTSTFNSQSQNVLELIKGLELEQEEKHVTLTSDEMAAAVYPYYMYWEPKFHRHDCDQIFYVLEGEGVFVLKDDDGNEEKFDVTVGSHFVVPKNVWHGMYCKNGDRALTLQVNKKTMTTEKLDA, encoded by the coding sequence ATGAGTACAAGTACATTTAATTCCCAATCCCAAAATGTGTTGGAACTGATCAAAGGACTTGAACTTGAGCAAGAGGAAAAGCACGTCACCTTAACTTCTGATGAAATGGCAGCGGCGGTATACCCATATTACATGTATTGGGAGCCAAAATTCCATCGTCATGATTGCGATCAAATCTTCTACGTACTAGAAGGTGAAGGGGTATTTGTCCTGAAAGACGATGATGGAAACGAAGAGAAATTCGATGTAACCGTTGGATCTCACTTTGTTGTACCGAAAAATGTATGGCACGGCATGTACTGTAAAAATGGCGATCGTGCACTTACGTTACAAGTAAATAAGAAAACAATGACGACTGAGAAGTTGGATGCGTAA